In Bufo gargarizans isolate SCDJY-AF-19 chromosome 6, ASM1485885v1, whole genome shotgun sequence, a single genomic region encodes these proteins:
- the LOC122942197 gene encoding myosin heavy chain, embryonic smooth muscle isoform-like: protein MEKMMKQLVQANLRQLHAMEQQQRASRDGIVSQSKDNETKLKSLQAERIHMQKELSAAERAKRQALQERDEWVNDRLRKTTLQIDQMNANLNAVCANVQKSEIDQQSDRQNRELKTKLQELEGSINSKFMPFITALEAKIAQLEEQLDTEIKERQAASKQVHRLEKKLEDVLMQLEDERRNAEQYKDQAEKNKVQMKQLKRQVKEANKSKSASVENGSEDDGAVVPAEAEKMEKVSAAQVGRADMAEEAKRLMAVSRQDLVMKGVHSVADAFQKVHSFLGMKYSEMDSQ from the exons ATGGAGAAAATGatgaagcagctggtgcaggcTAACCTCAGGCAACTACATGCCATGGAGCAACAGCAAAG AGCATCCAGGGATGGTATTGTAAGTCAGTCTAAAGATAATGAAACAAAACTTAAAAGTCTGCAGGCGGAGAGGATCCATATGCAGAAGGAGCTTTCTGCGGCAGAGCGTGCCAAAAGGCAAGCACTACAGGAAAGAGATGAATGGGTCAACGACAGACTGAGAAAGACTACTCTCCAGATTGACCAGATGAATGCTAATCTGAATGCAGTATGTGCTAATGTTCAGAAGAGTGAGATTGATCAGCAATCCGATCGACAAAACAGGGAGTTAAAAACAAAATTGCAAGAATTGGAAGGCTCTATTAACTCCAAATTCATGCCCTTCATCACAGCCTTGGAAGCAAAGATCGCACAACTGGAGGAACAGCTTGATACCGAGATAAAAGAAAGACAGGCTGCAAGTAAACAAGTCCATCGTTTAGAGAAAAAGCTGGAGGATGTGCTAATGCAACTGGAAGATGAAAGGCGCAATGCTGAACAGTATAAAGACCAGGCAGAGAAAAATAAGGTTCAAATGAAACAGTTGAAGCGCCAGGTAAAAGAGGCCAATAAATCCAAGTCAGCATCTGTTGAGAATGGGTCTGAAGATGATGGCGCTGTGGTGCCGgccgaggcagagaagatggaaaaaGTTTCTGCTGCACAAGTTGGAAGGGCTGATATGGCTGAAGAAGCCAAGAGACTCATGGCAGTGAGTAGAcaggacctggtcatgaaaggCGTCCACTCTGTCGCCGACGCTTTCCAGAAAGTCCATAGCTTTCTAGGGATGAAATACAGTGAGATGGATAGCCAATAA